The genomic window CTCTGAGCCGCCCCACTCGCGCCACCGTCCGCATCCCCGACGGCACCATCACCGGAGACCTCGTCCTTCACCGCAACGGAGCCTCCAGCAACCCGCTGAACCTCCGCATCGCCGTGCCCATGGCCGAGAATCTACATCCCGTGGCCAACCCGGCAGTCGATGCCGAAGGCAACGTCTACGCCACTCTCTCGGGCGGACGCGGCCAGGAGACGCCCGTCTCCATCTTCCGCATCCAGCGCGATTTCCAGATGACGCCCTTCGTCCGCGGCCTGCTCAATCCCACCGGATTGGCCTTCTCTTCCGACGGCTATCTTTATGCCAGCTCCCGCGCCGAGGGCACTGTCTACCGCATCTCTCCCGAGGGAGCGATCTCTACCTACGCCGAAGGCATGGGCATCGCCACCGGCATCGCCTTCGACCGCGACGGCAACCTCTTCGTCGGCGACCGCTCCGGAACTATTTTCAAGATAGCGCGCGGAGACGCAAATGGCAGCAGCGGCGAGATCTTCGTCTACGCGACCCTCGAGCCCAGTGTCGCTGCCTATCACCTGGCCTTCAACGACGAAGGCGTTCTCTTCGTCACCGGCCCCACAACCAGCAGCAATCAAGCCGTCCACGCCATCGACCGCGACGGCAATACGACGGTCTTCTACCAGGGCCTTGGCCGCGCTCAGGGCATGGCCTTCGACGTAGACGGCAACCTTTATGTTGCGGCCAGCCTGCACGGCCAGCGCGGAATCATCCGCATCACGCCCCAGCGCGAAGCGACCCTCGCCGTCTCCGGACAGAACCTCGTAGGTCTCGCCTTCCTTGAAGACGGCTGCGCAGCCCTGGCCACACGAAACGCCCTCTACCACGTAGCGCTCGACATCGAAGGTCGTCCGCTGATCTAGGTTGTATCGACAGATTAACTGGGGTAAGTGATTGATCCTGTATTGGGGCAATGAGCGGTGAGAGCGAATTCCGCGCTGAAGGCGCGGTCTATACCAGCATGGGGTGCAGCACCATGGAGAGGAAAGACAGGCAACTCAAGGGCTGAAGGCCCGAGCTATCCTCTTCGAATAGGTCGATACGACCTGGCAAGTCCTTCAGGAAATCCCCTTGCACCCTCAATTTGTTTTCACTTTGAACCAACCCCCTTTGCTCGTGTAAAGTTATCCCGCGACCAAAGGGCGTCTGTACCAGACATCGTCTGCTAACCAGTAATAACTCCTAAGGAGGAGATGTGATCTCTCGACGTGAATTTCTCGACAGTCTTGCAGTAGGAGCGGCGGGCCTTGCTGTCAGCT from Granulicella sp. L56 includes these protein-coding regions:
- a CDS encoding gluconolaconase, whose product is MSLFHPHADAPHLHLVTPPAAMPGGEAEIHGSNLGPASHLIPSATIGDTTAAVTLSRPTRATVRIPDGTITGDLVLHRNGASSNPLNLRIAVPMAENLHPVANPAVDAEGNVYATLSGGRGQETPVSIFRIQRDFQMTPFVRGLLNPTGLAFSSDGYLYASSRAEGTVYRISPEGAISTYAEGMGIATGIAFDRDGNLFVGDRSGTIFKIARGDANGSSGEIFVYATLEPSVAAYHLAFNDEGVLFVTGPTTSSNQAVHAIDRDGNTTVFYQGLGRAQGMAFDVDGNLYVAASLHGQRGIIRITPQREATLAVSGQNLVGLAFLEDGCAALATRNALYHVALDIEGRPLI